One window from the genome of Bacillus tianshenii encodes:
- a CDS encoding polyprenyl synthetase family protein yields the protein MSVSSLQDYLKEQKLKIDAALIDSIEGLQTPKVLKDAMIYSVKAGGKRLRPILLLETLRAFDKDEQLGMNVACALELIHTYSLIHDDLPSMDNDDLRRGLPTNHKVFGEANAILAGDGLLTHSFRVITESEHSELTASKKVALIAELSKAAGPEGMVGGQTADMAAEEQEVSLEELEAIHEHKTGKLLQFSVKAGALLSEADESQMKNLEQFAKHLGLAFQIKDDILDIEGDEEKIGKPVGSDAGLQKSTYPKLLTLEGAKEKCNTHFQYAIKALHHANINHQRLEELATFITQRDH from the coding sequence GTGAGTGTGTCTTCTCTACAAGATTATTTAAAAGAACAAAAGTTAAAAATTGATGCAGCTTTAATTGATTCAATTGAAGGACTGCAAACACCAAAAGTGCTTAAAGATGCTATGATTTATAGCGTTAAAGCGGGTGGAAAGCGTCTTCGTCCGATTTTATTGCTTGAAACCTTACGCGCATTTGATAAAGATGAGCAGCTTGGCATGAATGTAGCATGTGCGCTCGAATTGATTCATACATACTCTCTTATTCATGATGACTTACCAAGCATGGATAATGATGATTTGCGACGAGGTCTACCGACTAATCATAAAGTGTTTGGTGAAGCAAATGCTATTTTAGCTGGAGATGGGTTGCTGACACATAGCTTTCGAGTAATTACAGAAAGTGAACATTCAGAATTAACGGCAAGTAAGAAGGTGGCATTAATTGCTGAGCTTTCAAAGGCCGCAGGACCAGAGGGTATGGTTGGTGGACAAACAGCTGATATGGCTGCTGAGGAGCAAGAGGTTTCACTTGAAGAGCTAGAAGCTATTCATGAGCATAAAACAGGCAAGCTTCTGCAATTCAGCGTTAAAGCAGGTGCATTGCTTAGTGAAGCGGATGAAAGTCAAATGAAAAACCTTGAGCAATTTGCAAAACACCTTGGGCTTGCTTTCCAAATCAAAGATGACATCTTGGATATTGAAGGTGATGAAGAGAAGATTGGTAAGCCTGTCGGAAGTGATGCCGGCCTGCAAAAAAGTACGTATCCAAAGCTCTTAACGCTAGAGGGTGCAAAAGAAAAATGCAATACTCATTTTCAGTATGCAATTAAAGCTCTTCATCATGCAAATATTAATCATCAACGCCTTGAAGAGCTTGCAACCTTTATTACGCAACGTGATCATTAA
- a CDS encoding exodeoxyribonuclease VII small subunit, protein MSETEVTFEEAMEKLEQIVEKLEEGDVPLEQAIAYFQDGMNLSKVCHDKLQAVEKQMAEILQDDGELRPFTIEEEQE, encoded by the coding sequence ATGAGTGAAACAGAAGTAACATTTGAAGAAGCAATGGAAAAGCTTGAACAAATCGTTGAGAAGCTTGAAGAAGGAGACGTACCACTTGAACAAGCGATTGCTTATTTTCAAGATGGTATGAATTTATCAAAAGTTTGTCACGATAAGCTCCAAGCAGTAGAAAAGCAAATGGCGGAGATTTTGCAAGATGATGGTGAGCTTCGTCCGTTTACAATTGAGGAGGAGCAAGAGTGA
- the xseA gene encoding exodeoxyribonuclease VII large subunit codes for MSTKRFLTVTALTKYIKRRFDSDQHLQEVWLKGEISNFKHHSRGHMYFTLKDENARLTAVMFAGFNRYLKFMPENGMKVLVRGEVSVYEPYGQYQMYVKEMQPDGIGNLYLAFEELKKKLDTEGLFAQHHKKPLPKIPQHIGVITSPTGAAIRDILTTLNRRFPIAKVTVIPVLVQGENAAPSIVKGIETANAIGSFDVLITGRGGGSLEDLWPFNEEDVARAIFHSKIPVISAVGHETDVTISDFVADMRAPTPTAAAELAVPHFEELHERLHQRQMRLVRALNEKAVSARERLQRLQKSYAFRYPEKLVAQKEQELDRLFERLQKEGERKLERKQQAFTHLANRLKQQHPFEQLQQASERRARAVHTLERTFLEIKKEKEFLLKNAISKLETLSPLKIMERGYGLVYREDEKLVKSIQDVQPGDRVQVQVRDGQLDCQVWGLEEREQNE; via the coding sequence ATGTCAACGAAACGCTTTCTTACTGTAACGGCTCTTACAAAGTACATAAAGCGGCGCTTCGACAGTGACCAGCATCTGCAAGAGGTATGGTTAAAAGGAGAAATCTCAAACTTCAAACATCACAGTAGAGGCCATATGTATTTTACATTAAAGGATGAAAATGCACGGCTTACAGCTGTGATGTTTGCCGGTTTTAACCGCTATTTAAAGTTCATGCCTGAAAATGGGATGAAGGTGTTGGTAAGAGGCGAAGTATCGGTGTACGAGCCGTATGGACAATACCAAATGTACGTGAAAGAAATGCAGCCAGACGGGATTGGAAACTTGTACCTTGCATTTGAAGAATTAAAGAAAAAGTTAGATACCGAAGGGTTGTTTGCACAGCATCATAAGAAGCCACTTCCAAAGATTCCACAACATATTGGTGTGATTACCTCTCCTACAGGGGCTGCGATTCGAGATATTTTAACAACATTGAATCGTCGTTTTCCGATCGCAAAAGTGACGGTCATTCCAGTCCTTGTCCAAGGGGAGAATGCAGCCCCTTCGATTGTAAAAGGAATTGAAACAGCAAATGCGATTGGTTCATTTGATGTGTTAATTACCGGCCGTGGTGGCGGCTCGCTTGAAGATCTATGGCCTTTTAATGAAGAGGATGTTGCGAGAGCAATTTTTCACTCTAAGATCCCAGTTATTTCTGCGGTTGGTCATGAAACAGATGTGACTATTTCTGACTTTGTTGCAGATATGCGAGCACCAACACCGACGGCAGCTGCTGAATTGGCTGTTCCACACTTTGAAGAGCTACACGAACGGCTTCATCAGCGGCAAATGCGTCTTGTACGTGCCTTAAATGAAAAGGCTGTTTCAGCACGTGAACGACTACAACGTTTACAAAAATCGTATGCCTTCAGATATCCAGAAAAACTTGTTGCCCAAAAAGAACAGGAGCTTGATCGATTGTTCGAACGTTTGCAAAAGGAAGGTGAACGTAAGCTAGAACGAAAGCAACAGGCGTTCACTCATTTGGCCAACCGGCTAAAGCAACAGCATCCATTCGAACAATTACAGCAAGCATCAGAGCGAAGAGCTCGCGCTGTTCACACGCTTGAACGAACTTTTTTAGAAATAAAGAAGGAAAAAGAGTTTTTACTTAAAAATGCTATATCAAAACTCGAAACATTGAGCCCGCTTAAAATAATGGAGCGCGGATATGGACTTGTATACCGTGAAGATGAAAAACTCGTAAAATCCATTCAAGATGTCCAGCCTGGTGACCGTGTACAAGTACAGGTTCGTGATGGTCAATTAGATTGTCAAGTATGGGGATTAGAGGAGCGTGAACAAAATGAGTGA
- the nusB gene encoding transcription antitermination factor NusB: MKRRTARKKTLQALFQTDVGQTEPKEALSNVVNDTEVDEFLQNLFYGVIEKRDEIDELISGNLENWKFERLGNVDRAILRIATYEMKFMEDIPVNVSMDEAIELAKTFGDDDSSKFINAVLSKVKAKL, translated from the coding sequence ATGAAACGCAGAACAGCGAGAAAGAAAACATTGCAGGCATTGTTCCAAACAGATGTCGGCCAAACAGAACCGAAAGAAGCATTGAGCAATGTCGTTAACGATACAGAAGTGGATGAGTTTCTACAGAACCTTTTCTACGGCGTCATCGAAAAACGCGATGAAATTGATGAATTAATTAGTGGAAATCTTGAAAATTGGAAATTTGAACGTCTTGGCAATGTTGACCGTGCGATTTTACGTATTGCAACGTATGAGATGAAATTTATGGAAGATATACCCGTAAATGTCTCAATGGACGAAGCAATTGAACTTGCGAAAACATTTGGCGATGATGATTCAAGCAAATTCATTAATGCCGTCTTATCAAAAGTTAAAGCAAAACTGTAA
- a CDS encoding Asp23/Gls24 family envelope stress response protein encodes MSENNILEMTSASSNLGKVEIAPEVIEIIAGLAASEVEGVSQMQGNFASGVVERLGKKQHGKGVKVDLTEDGISIDVYVFMNFGVSIPTIAQKIQENIRETLLTMTALDINEINIHVVGVNFESQKETE; translated from the coding sequence TTGAGTGAAAACAACATTTTGGAGATGACAAGTGCATCATCTAACCTCGGAAAAGTAGAAATCGCGCCAGAAGTAATTGAAATTATTGCAGGGCTTGCAGCTTCAGAAGTAGAAGGCGTTAGCCAGATGCAAGGAAACTTTGCTTCAGGCGTTGTCGAACGTCTTGGGAAAAAGCAGCACGGAAAAGGCGTTAAAGTTGACTTGACAGAAGATGGAATAAGCATTGATGTCTATGTCTTTATGAATTTTGGCGTGTCAATTCCGACGATTGCACAAAAAATTCAAGAAAACATCCGTGAAACATTGCTGACGATGACAGCGCTAGATATTAATGAGATTAATATCCATGTTGTTGGCGTTAACTTTGAATCACAAAAGGAAACAGAATAA
- the accC gene encoding acetyl-CoA carboxylase biotin carboxylase subunit: MIKKVLIANRGEIAVRVIRACKELGVQTVAVYSEGDKDALHVQMADEAYCIGPVASKDSYLNKTNIITIATLTESDAIHPGYGFLAENADFAELCRDSGITFIGPSPEAITRMGTKDVARETMREAGVPIVPGSKGIVESTDEAVELANEMGYPVIIKATAGGGGKGIRVAHTEEELVKGINMTQREAETAFGNPGVYIEKFIEDFRHVEIQVLADNYGNTIHLGERDCTIQRRMQKLLEETPSPALSEELRAEMGAAAVRAAQAVDYSGAGTVEFIFDATNQKYYFMEMNTRIQVEHPVTEMVTGVDLIKEQVRVASGEKLSLKQEDVEFNGWAIECRINAENPDKNFMPSPGEVKIYLPPGGFGIRVDSAVYQNYRIPPFYDSMVAKLISYGATREEAISRMKRALSEFVIEGIDTTIPFHQRLLEHEVFVGGDFNTKFLEKYDLTKKK; encoded by the coding sequence TTGATTAAAAAAGTGCTCATTGCAAACAGGGGAGAAATCGCTGTTCGCGTCATCCGTGCATGTAAAGAGCTGGGCGTTCAAACAGTTGCCGTTTATTCAGAAGGCGATAAGGATGCGTTGCATGTACAAATGGCGGACGAAGCATATTGTATCGGTCCTGTAGCATCAAAAGATAGTTATTTAAATAAAACAAATATCATTACAATTGCAACTTTAACGGAATCAGATGCCATTCACCCAGGCTATGGCTTTTTAGCAGAAAATGCTGACTTTGCTGAGCTATGTCGTGATAGCGGTATCACCTTCATCGGACCAAGTCCTGAAGCGATTACAAGAATGGGAACGAAGGACGTTGCACGTGAAACAATGCGTGAGGCTGGCGTTCCGATTGTTCCTGGTTCAAAAGGGATTGTTGAATCAACTGATGAAGCTGTAGAGCTTGCAAATGAAATGGGATATCCTGTTATCATAAAAGCAACTGCTGGTGGCGGCGGAAAAGGAATTCGCGTTGCCCATACAGAAGAAGAACTAGTAAAAGGTATCAATATGACTCAACGCGAAGCTGAGACAGCATTCGGTAATCCGGGCGTTTACATTGAGAAGTTTATCGAAGACTTCCGTCACGTTGAAATTCAAGTTCTTGCTGACAACTATGGCAACACGATTCATTTAGGTGAGCGTGATTGTACAATCCAGCGTCGTATGCAAAAGCTATTAGAAGAAACACCTTCTCCTGCATTATCAGAGGAGCTGCGTGCAGAAATGGGTGCTGCAGCTGTGCGTGCAGCTCAAGCTGTTGATTATTCAGGTGCAGGGACAGTGGAATTCATTTTTGATGCTACCAATCAGAAGTATTATTTCATGGAAATGAATACGCGTATCCAAGTTGAGCATCCTGTAACAGAAATGGTAACAGGTGTTGATTTAATCAAGGAACAAGTTCGCGTAGCTTCTGGTGAAAAGCTTTCATTGAAGCAAGAGGATGTAGAATTTAACGGATGGGCAATTGAATGTCGAATCAATGCAGAGAATCCAGACAAGAACTTCATGCCATCACCAGGGGAAGTAAAAATCTACTTGCCACCAGGTGGGTTTGGAATCCGTGTTGATTCAGCTGTTTATCAAAATTATCGCATCCCACCATTCTATGATTCTATGGTAGCGAAGCTTATCTCATATGGTGCAACACGTGAAGAAGCGATTTCCCGTATGAAGCGTGCGCTCAGCGAATTCGTGATTGAAGGTATTGATACGACAATTCCATTCCACCAACGTCTACTTGAGCATGAAGTGTTTGTGGGAGGGGATTTCAACACGAAATTCCTTGAGAAATATGATTTAACAAAGAAAAAATAA
- the accB gene encoding acetyl-CoA carboxylase biotin carboxyl carrier protein: MLKIQEIRELIKLLDKSSIDELSYEEQGAKIKLKKNQGGVKQVVATEQVEAAPAPAPKVEAAPAPKPEAPKAEAAPQPKEEKAADINDENLHKIVSPMVGTFYESPNPDSDVYVKVGDKVSNDSIVCIVEAMKLFNEIEAEVEGEIVEILVKNGELVEYGQPLFLVKSE, from the coding sequence GTGTTAAAAATTCAAGAAATTCGTGAACTAATCAAGCTTCTTGACAAGTCTAGTATTGATGAATTGTCTTATGAGGAGCAAGGAGCAAAGATTAAGCTTAAGAAGAACCAAGGTGGAGTTAAGCAAGTTGTTGCAACTGAACAAGTAGAAGCAGCACCAGCACCAGCTCCAAAGGTAGAGGCAGCACCAGCACCGAAGCCAGAAGCACCGAAAGCAGAAGCAGCACCACAACCGAAAGAAGAGAAGGCAGCAGACATTAACGACGAGAACCTACATAAGATTGTTTCTCCGATGGTTGGTACGTTCTATGAATCACCAAACCCTGATTCTGATGTATATGTGAAAGTGGGAGACAAAGTATCAAACGACAGCATCGTTTGTATCGTAGAAGCAATGAAGCTTTTCAACGAAATCGAAGCAGAAGTAGAAGGCGAAATCGTAGAAATCCTTGTGAAAAACGGAGAGCTAGTTGAATACGGTCAACCATTGTTCCTTGTAAAGTCAGAATAG
- a CDS encoding SpoIIIAH-like family protein, whose protein sequence is MLKKQTVWLLTMLSLVVVLSVYYVTSPQQQISEEFAATEQAQDEQAEAMPAEATKTEATENNEQPAEQSSGIETVVEEVQEGDSVASSVSTDDLFTSLRMELDDQRSKMKEELQAVVASTNVTAEKRSEALDKIEQINEVSNKEAILETMIKANEKYSDVLVKTNEDEVKVIVKATKKSEASANELMQMVRDEMGINKVAVEFQAVE, encoded by the coding sequence TTGTTGAAAAAACAAACAGTATGGTTATTAACAATGTTAAGCTTAGTTGTCGTTCTTTCAGTGTATTATGTAACATCGCCGCAACAGCAAATAAGCGAGGAATTTGCTGCAACAGAGCAAGCACAAGATGAGCAAGCGGAAGCAATGCCAGCAGAAGCAACAAAAACAGAAGCAACAGAAAATAATGAGCAGCCGGCAGAACAAAGCTCAGGTATTGAAACAGTAGTCGAAGAAGTGCAAGAAGGTGATTCAGTCGCTTCAAGTGTGTCCACTGATGATTTGTTCACATCACTTCGAATGGAACTTGACGACCAACGCAGCAAGATGAAGGAGGAGCTTCAAGCTGTAGTTGCTTCAACAAATGTAACGGCTGAAAAAAGAAGTGAAGCACTTGATAAGATTGAACAAATTAATGAAGTATCTAATAAAGAAGCAATTTTAGAAACAATGATTAAAGCAAATGAGAAATATTCAGATGTTCTTGTGAAAACAAATGAAGATGAAGTGAAAGTAATCGTGAAAGCAACTAAAAAATCAGAAGCATCTGCAAATGAATTAATGCAAATGGTTCGTGATGAAATGGGAATTAATAAAGTAGCGGTTGAATTTCAAGCAGTAGAGTAA
- the spoIIIAG gene encoding stage III sporulation protein AG encodes MSEKKGIIERLKSLVFKEGSANPKNLRGYILIAALIGIAMMVLGQIYKPDVPQEPSAMLPSSEQHEKDIPVLGNNHDNKPNSMDHYEKEYEEQLKKALEHISGVSDVTVMVNLEATEAKVVEKNSVTQTQKTDETDREGGKRQVEDSSKDEQVVLVRKGDQEEPIIVKTRKPEVRGVLVVASGAENVQVKQWIVESVTRVLNVPSHRVSVMPKSTKGE; translated from the coding sequence GTGAGTGAGAAAAAAGGAATTATCGAACGGTTGAAAAGCTTGGTCTTTAAGGAAGGAAGCGCCAACCCAAAAAATTTACGCGGTTACATATTAATTGCTGCACTGATCGGGATTGCAATGATGGTTCTCGGACAAATCTACAAACCAGATGTACCGCAAGAGCCTTCCGCGATGTTGCCTTCAAGTGAACAACATGAAAAAGATATTCCTGTATTAGGAAATAATCATGATAACAAACCCAATTCAATGGATCATTACGAAAAAGAATACGAAGAACAGCTTAAAAAAGCTTTAGAACATATATCAGGTGTTAGCGATGTCACTGTCATGGTTAATTTAGAAGCGACTGAAGCAAAAGTTGTGGAAAAAAACTCAGTTACACAAACACAGAAAACTGATGAAACAGACAGGGAGGGAGGCAAACGCCAGGTCGAGGATTCCTCGAAAGATGAACAAGTTGTCCTCGTCCGAAAAGGTGATCAAGAAGAGCCGATCATTGTGAAAACACGGAAACCAGAAGTACGTGGGGTGCTTGTTGTTGCTAGCGGTGCCGAAAATGTGCAAGTGAAGCAATGGATTGTAGAGTCTGTTACACGCGTATTAAATGTACCGAGTCACCGCGTTTCGGTTATGCCTAAGAGTACGAAAGGGGAGTAA
- the spoIIIAF gene encoding stage III sporulation protein AF, which produces MEYLSNWMTNIVLFILLAVVVDMLLPNSSMQNYAKMVIGLLLILLILTPILRFFSEDFESVLKSIEMSDFSQNEQLKNKIEEKKKEIQAGQRAYILDKTAVQMKENVQEELMNEYGYEIADIELQLADGTGDDWTTVDIQQIAVVLMKKATDEVVDKQVEEVKIVQIDVQAKNEQPSAAEVTDYTHIRSFLESRWGISDEKITISSEGVKGERE; this is translated from the coding sequence ATGGAGTACTTATCGAATTGGATGACCAATATTGTGTTGTTCATCTTGCTCGCGGTTGTTGTTGATATGCTTCTTCCCAATTCATCCATGCAAAATTACGCAAAGATGGTAATTGGTCTCCTGTTAATTTTGCTGATTTTAACACCAATTTTGAGATTTTTTTCAGAAGATTTCGAAAGTGTTTTGAAAAGTATTGAAATGAGCGACTTTTCACAGAATGAACAACTTAAAAATAAGATTGAAGAGAAGAAAAAAGAAATACAAGCAGGACAACGTGCATATATCTTAGACAAGACGGCTGTCCAAATGAAAGAAAATGTTCAGGAGGAGTTGATGAATGAGTACGGATATGAAATTGCAGACATTGAGCTACAGCTTGCGGATGGGACTGGTGACGATTGGACAACGGTTGATATCCAACAAATCGCTGTAGTGCTGATGAAGAAGGCAACCGATGAAGTCGTTGACAAGCAAGTAGAGGAAGTGAAGATTGTCCAAATTGATGTACAAGCAAAGAATGAACAGCCATCCGCCGCAGAGGTGACAGATTATACACATATTCGTAGCTTTCTTGAGTCGCGGTGGGGCATATCTGATGAGAAGATTACAATTTCATCAGAGGGGGTGAAAGGTGAGCGTGAGTGA
- the spoIIIAE gene encoding stage III sporulation protein AE: MLLLPIVVQANEVGQEDQFIEEQFQNLDGNEMQQYWNKVVDQYGGFLPESHKGTFYDFIRNGKDFSIQAWLTGILRFLFYELLANGKLLGMLILLTVFSMLLQTLQNAFEKKNVSKVAYALVYMVLIVIALNSFHIAMSYTNEAIHTMISFMLALLPLLLALMASVGGVTSVAFFHPIIVMLVNTSGMLIQYIVLPLLFLSALLSIVSTLTDHYKVTQLANLLRNIAIGLLGTFLTIFLGVISVQGATAAITDGIAVRTAKFITGNFVPVVGRMFTDAADTVLGASMLLKNAVGIVGVVILLLIAVFPAIKVFTLALIYKLAAAVLQPLGGGPVITCLDIISKSVIYIFAALAVVSFMFFLAVTMVIAAGNLSLMVR, translated from the coding sequence ATGCTGTTATTGCCGATTGTTGTACAAGCTAATGAGGTAGGGCAAGAGGACCAATTTATAGAGGAACAGTTCCAAAATCTAGACGGAAATGAAATGCAACAATATTGGAATAAGGTTGTTGACCAATATGGAGGATTTTTGCCTGAAAGTCATAAAGGAACGTTCTATGATTTTATTAGGAATGGAAAAGACTTTTCGATTCAAGCTTGGTTGACTGGCATACTGCGTTTCTTGTTCTATGAATTACTTGCCAATGGAAAGCTGCTTGGTATGCTTATCCTCTTAACAGTATTTAGTATGCTGCTGCAAACTCTGCAAAATGCCTTTGAGAAAAAGAATGTCAGTAAGGTTGCATATGCACTTGTGTATATGGTGTTGATTGTAATTGCGTTGAATAGCTTTCATATTGCAATGTCATATACAAATGAAGCGATTCATACAATGATCAGTTTCATGCTTGCTTTACTTCCACTGCTGCTTGCATTAATGGCTTCAGTCGGTGGAGTAACATCAGTTGCATTCTTTCATCCGATCATTGTCATGCTTGTTAATACGAGTGGCATGCTCATTCAATATATTGTTTTACCTTTGCTGTTCCTTTCGGCTTTGTTAAGTATCGTTAGCACGCTAACCGATCATTACAAAGTAACACAGCTGGCCAATTTACTGCGAAATATTGCAATTGGCTTGTTGGGAACCTTCTTAACGATCTTTCTTGGCGTTATTTCTGTCCAAGGCGCTACTGCAGCGATTACAGATGGGATTGCTGTTCGAACGGCAAAATTTATTACTGGGAATTTTGTTCCAGTTGTTGGGCGGATGTTTACCGATGCAGCTGATACCGTCCTTGGTGCGTCCATGCTGTTGAAAAATGCAGTTGGTATCGTAGGTGTGGTCATCCTTCTTTTAATCGCTGTATTTCCTGCTATAAAAGTATTTACACTTGCATTAATTTATAAGCTTGCTGCAGCTGTCTTGCAGCCACTTGGCGGCGGGCCTGTTATCACATGCTTAGATATCATCAGTAAAAGTGTTATCTATATTTTTGCAGCACTTGCCGTTGTATCATTTATGTTTTTTCTTGCTGTCACGATGGTCATTGCGGCTGGTAATTTGTCATTAATGGTTCGTTAG
- the spoIIIAD gene encoding stage III sporulation protein AD, whose amino-acid sequence MEIIQIVGIGLVAAFLALILKEQKQSFASLLVVFVSAAIFIFLVDKVYEIIHMLEKLALSANINMIYVETILKIIGIAYIAEFGAQITKDAGQGAIASKIELAGKILILAMAVPILTVIIETVLEMLPTS is encoded by the coding sequence ATTGAAATTATCCAAATTGTTGGCATTGGCTTAGTCGCGGCTTTTTTAGCATTAATATTAAAAGAACAAAAACAATCGTTCGCCTCCCTTCTCGTTGTTTTTGTCAGTGCTGCTATTTTTATTTTTTTAGTTGATAAAGTATATGAAATTATTCATATGCTTGAAAAGCTGGCTCTTTCAGCGAATATCAATATGATTTATGTGGAAACAATTTTGAAAATTATCGGTATTGCCTACATTGCTGAATTCGGGGCCCAAATTACAAAGGATGCAGGGCAAGGTGCCATTGCCTCAAAGATAGAGCTTGCAGGCAAAATATTAATCTTGGCGATGGCAGTACCGATTTTAACGGTCATTATCGAGACGGTGCTCGAAATGCTGCCAACTTCATAA
- the spoIIIAC gene encoding stage III sporulation protein AC — MAVDVNTIFQIAGIGIVVAMIHTVLKTMGKGDWADWVTLIGFVVVLYMVATIIDDLFQKIKGVFLFQG, encoded by the coding sequence GTGGCAGTGGATGTGAATACAATCTTTCAAATTGCTGGGATTGGCATTGTTGTGGCAATGATTCATACCGTTTTAAAAACGATGGGAAAAGGGGATTGGGCGGACTGGGTAACACTGATTGGATTTGTCGTCGTCCTTTATATGGTGGCGACGATTATTGATGATTTGTTCCAAAAAATAAAAGGCGTCTTCCTATTTCAAGGTTAG
- the spoIIIAB gene encoding stage III sporulation protein SpoIIIAB produces the protein MMKLVGALIILMSSTWTGFEAARRLSERPRQLRQLKAALQALEAEIMYGQVPVAEACSRIAAQTSKPLSWFFERFSKRLAQGDVASLSEAWLGSLKEVWKLTALKENDFEIMRQFGETLGRHDAISQKKHIQLAIVHLQREEEDARTQQQKYEKMVKSLGFLSGLLVVILLM, from the coding sequence ATGATGAAACTTGTGGGCGCACTTATTATTTTAATGAGTTCAACATGGACAGGTTTTGAAGCGGCAAGGCGCTTAAGTGAGCGGCCGCGGCAGCTTCGTCAATTGAAAGCAGCCCTTCAGGCATTAGAGGCTGAAATTATGTATGGGCAAGTTCCCGTGGCTGAAGCGTGCAGCAGGATTGCGGCACAGACGTCAAAGCCGTTATCGTGGTTTTTCGAGCGCTTTTCAAAAAGGCTTGCTCAAGGTGATGTCGCGTCATTAAGTGAAGCGTGGCTTGGTTCATTAAAGGAAGTGTGGAAGTTGACTGCTCTTAAAGAGAATGACTTTGAGATTATGAGGCAATTTGGTGAAACGTTAGGTAGGCATGATGCAATTTCACAGAAAAAGCATATCCAGCTAGCGATCGTACACTTGCAAAGAGAAGAGGAAGATGCCCGAACACAGCAGCAAAAGTATGAAAAAATGGTTAAGAGTTTAGGTTTTTTATCGGGCTTGTTAGTGGTTATTCTGCTTATGTAG
- the spoIIIAA gene encoding stage III sporulation protein AA yields the protein MEEVLAFLPESLQETITQMSVSEQERIEEIRLRINRPLEVIVAGKPVYPAMRNVLHEEGVYFLNRISQYSLYTLEEEFRRGFITISGGHRIGIAGKVITENGAVKAIRDITSFNIRIAREKIGVAECLIPHIYKEGWLNTLLIGPPQSGKTTLLRDLVRIISSGNKQWGTSAQKVGLIDERSEIAGCVNGIPQHTFGIRLDVLDACPKAEGMMMMIRSMSPQIIVVDEIGRREDVEAIIDAVHAGIQLFVSIHGFTLEDVKQRPIFRDLFDNGVFDTYVELSARKGAGTIEVIRNKEGMVSTTAMEVKS from the coding sequence TACGCTTACGAATTAACCGTCCTCTTGAAGTGATCGTAGCAGGAAAGCCGGTTTATCCAGCCATGCGGAACGTGCTGCATGAAGAAGGCGTGTACTTTCTTAATCGAATAAGTCAGTATTCACTTTATACACTCGAAGAAGAATTTAGGCGCGGCTTCATCACGATTAGCGGGGGACATCGTATTGGGATTGCTGGCAAAGTCATCACAGAAAATGGGGCTGTTAAAGCGATTCGTGACATTACTTCCTTTAATATACGAATCGCAAGAGAGAAAATTGGCGTTGCTGAATGTTTAATACCGCACATTTATAAAGAAGGCTGGCTTAATACGTTATTAATCGGCCCGCCACAAAGTGGTAAGACAACGCTTTTAAGAGATCTTGTTCGGATTATTAGCAGTGGAAATAAGCAATGGGGTACCTCTGCGCAAAAAGTTGGACTCATAGATGAACGTTCTGAAATTGCAGGCTGTGTGAATGGGATTCCGCAGCATACATTCGGGATCCGCTTAGACGTATTAGATGCTTGTCCGAAAGCTGAAGGCATGATGATGATGATTCGCTCGATGAGTCCGCAAATTATTGTGGTCGATGAAATCGGCAGACGAGAAGATGTCGAGGCCATTATTGATGCTGTTCATGCTGGAATTCAACTATTTGTGAGTATTCACGGTTTCACTCTTGAGGATGTTAAGCAACGACCGATATTTCGAGACCTGTTTGATAATGGTGTGTTTGATACGTATGTGGAGCTTTCAGCTCGTAAAGGGGCTGGGACAATTGAAGTAATTCGCAACAAAGAAGGTATGGTTAGTACAACAGCAATGGAAGTGAAATCATGA